A single region of the Aeromonas hydrophila subsp. hydrophila ATCC 7966 genome encodes:
- a CDS encoding type I secretion system permease/ATPase: MQQTHAADSAPVANGALAALTHAAHQLMLTADAEQLAHALGCDLAPPDLTVREAAARLGLRSALSQGPGCPLAALPLPTLLKRDGRWYTITAITPEGWLLFDPASGSSGQQPLPSQAEAAQWHFLLLAQQDLTQAEVKFGLSWFSPAVLRQQKQLRDVFCFAILLQLIALASPLLFENIIDKVLVGRSLGSLHVLALAMVALACAEPLYGFLRGQVFGHLANQVNAELSGKLYRHLVGLPIGYFKARQTGQIIARVKEMAQIRQFLTGSTLMLVLDLLFILLFVGVMFHYAPRLTACVLGSLLIYFLLWLLIGPLVRRKVEAEYQADADATSFLTEAVTGIETIKTTATERRFYQEWQRLLARQLRRGFQAKKVGLAAGQGIDLVQKLTAALLLWLGVGEVLNGRMSPGELVAFNMLAGHVTQPVLRLAQVWQDFQHTLIALRRVGDILDEAPEHGNNGLASVPALQGAIEFRHIRFRYQPDAPEVLANLSLTIEPGQFIGITGPSGCGKSTLTRLLQRLYVPQHGQVLVDNMDLAIADPVSLRRNMSVVLQESVLFSGTIADNIRICRPDATQAELEQAAQLAGALAFIRELPHGFEQQVGEKGARLSGGQRQRIALARALLVNPRILLLDEATSALDYESEAAIMANMAAIRRGRTLISIAHRLNTLREADRILVMEAGQIVESGSHDELLAREGLYARLWRQQTGAETSQTLTHTG; encoded by the coding sequence ATGCAGCAGACCCACGCCGCCGACAGCGCCCCTGTCGCCAATGGCGCCCTCGCCGCCCTCACCCACGCAGCGCACCAGCTGATGCTGACGGCCGATGCCGAACAGCTGGCCCACGCCCTGGGGTGCGATCTGGCACCGCCCGATCTGACGGTGCGGGAAGCCGCTGCCCGTCTTGGCCTGCGCAGCGCCCTGTCGCAGGGGCCGGGCTGCCCGCTCGCGGCGCTGCCGCTGCCGACCTTGCTCAAGCGGGATGGCCGCTGGTACACCATCACCGCCATCACGCCAGAGGGCTGGCTGCTGTTTGATCCCGCCAGCGGCAGCAGCGGGCAGCAACCGCTGCCGAGCCAGGCCGAGGCGGCGCAGTGGCACTTTCTGTTGCTGGCCCAGCAGGATCTCACCCAAGCCGAGGTCAAATTCGGGCTGAGCTGGTTCAGCCCGGCGGTGCTGCGCCAGCAGAAACAGCTGCGGGACGTCTTCTGTTTCGCCATCTTGCTGCAGCTCATCGCCCTCGCCAGTCCGCTGCTGTTCGAGAACATCATCGACAAGGTGCTGGTGGGGCGCAGCCTCGGCAGTCTGCACGTGCTGGCCCTGGCCATGGTGGCACTGGCCTGCGCCGAGCCGCTCTACGGCTTTCTGCGCGGCCAGGTGTTCGGTCACCTGGCCAACCAGGTCAATGCCGAGCTCTCCGGCAAGCTCTATCGCCATCTGGTCGGCCTGCCCATCGGCTATTTCAAGGCCCGCCAGACCGGCCAGATCATCGCCCGGGTCAAGGAGATGGCCCAGATCCGCCAGTTCCTCACCGGCTCGACCCTGATGCTGGTGCTGGATCTGCTGTTCATCCTGCTGTTCGTCGGGGTCATGTTTCACTACGCCCCGCGCCTGACCGCCTGCGTGCTGGGCTCGCTGCTGATCTACTTCCTGCTCTGGCTGCTGATAGGGCCGCTGGTGCGCAGAAAGGTCGAGGCGGAGTATCAGGCGGATGCCGATGCCACCAGCTTTCTGACCGAGGCGGTCACCGGCATCGAAACCATCAAGACCACGGCCACCGAACGCCGCTTCTACCAGGAGTGGCAGCGCCTGCTGGCACGCCAGCTCAGACGGGGCTTTCAGGCCAAAAAGGTGGGGTTGGCGGCCGGCCAGGGCATCGATCTGGTGCAAAAACTCACCGCCGCCCTGCTGCTCTGGCTCGGGGTCGGCGAGGTACTGAACGGTCGCATGAGCCCGGGGGAACTGGTCGCCTTCAACATGCTGGCCGGCCACGTCACCCAGCCGGTGCTGCGCCTGGCCCAGGTGTGGCAGGATTTTCAGCACACCCTGATCGCCCTGCGCCGGGTCGGCGACATCCTCGACGAGGCGCCGGAGCATGGCAACAACGGGCTCGCCTCCGTGCCCGCCCTCCAGGGTGCCATCGAGTTTCGCCACATCCGCTTTCGTTACCAGCCGGATGCCCCCGAGGTGCTGGCCAACCTCTCCCTCACCATTGAGCCGGGGCAGTTCATCGGCATCACGGGGCCGTCCGGCTGCGGCAAGAGCACCCTGACCCGTTTGCTGCAGCGGCTCTATGTGCCTCAGCACGGCCAGGTACTGGTGGACAACATGGATCTCGCCATCGCCGACCCCGTCTCCCTGCGCCGCAACATGAGCGTGGTGCTGCAGGAGAGCGTGCTGTTCTCCGGCACCATCGCCGACAACATCCGCATCTGCCGCCCCGATGCCACCCAGGCCGAACTGGAGCAGGCGGCGCAGCTGGCCGGTGCCCTCGCCTTCATTCGCGAGCTGCCCCATGGCTTCGAGCAACAGGTAGGAGAGAAGGGAGCCCGCTTGTCGGGCGGCCAGCGCCAGCGCATTGCCCTGGCCCGCGCCCTGCTGGTCAACCCCAGGATCCTGCTGCTCGACGAGGCCACCTCGGCCCTCGACTATGAGTCGGAAGCGGCCATCATGGCCAACATGGCGGCCATCCGCCGCGGCCGCACCCTCATCAGCATCGCCCATCGCCTCAATACCCTGCGCGAAGCGGACCGTATCCTGGTGATGGAGGCAGGGCAGATAGTGGAGTCGGGCAGCCATGATGAACTGCTGGCCCGCGAGGGGCTCTATGCCAGGCTGTGGCGTCAGCAGACCGGAGCTGAGACAAGTCAGACCCTGACTCACACTGGCTAG
- a CDS encoding HlyD family type I secretion periplasmic adaptor subunit gives MNLRTWLARFRQPRPPRQADTHYGFLPAHLALAETPPSPFARITALTLSAGVLLTLLWACWGELDIQATASGRLLVLGRSQMIQSYEQARVVSIHVEDGQAVAADAPLLTLNTLGVSQDLSRLRQQQAFQYQTLIRYQSLYRDQTPDQHPDYLRLTPEQQQALVENYQSELHEFHSTLGNLQAELGVNQANQAARRGDMASLTTLLANIRPRLQARQTLSQSHAISRVEYLEQEKELLETQRQLAQQRAELEVLQSQQQSLQERLAGFKAQKQREWIEKRQQARLQLTAIEQELAKLREREHLEVIRAPVAGTVQQLAIHTQGAVVQPAQQLLVIVPNEGVQLAEVKILNKDIGFVHEGQAVSIKVDAFPYTRYGTIDGELVSVSRDATADEQLGLVFAARVKLSRDEMLIDQQPVKLTPGMSVVAEIKTDRRRVIDYLLSPIREYQAEALRER, from the coding sequence ATGAATCTGCGTACCTGGCTGGCCCGCTTTCGCCAACCCCGTCCACCTCGGCAGGCGGATACCCACTACGGCTTTCTGCCGGCCCACCTGGCGCTGGCCGAGACGCCCCCCTCTCCCTTTGCCCGCATCACGGCGCTGACCCTCAGCGCCGGCGTGCTGCTGACCCTGCTGTGGGCCTGCTGGGGCGAGCTAGACATCCAGGCCACCGCCAGCGGCCGCTTGCTGGTGCTTGGCCGCAGCCAGATGATCCAGTCCTACGAGCAGGCCAGAGTGGTGAGCATCCACGTGGAAGACGGTCAGGCGGTTGCCGCCGATGCGCCGCTGCTGACCCTCAATACTCTCGGGGTCAGCCAGGATCTGAGCCGCTTGCGCCAGCAGCAGGCGTTCCAGTACCAGACGTTGATCCGCTACCAGTCGCTCTACCGTGACCAGACCCCCGATCAGCATCCGGACTATCTCAGGCTCACGCCGGAGCAGCAGCAGGCGCTGGTGGAGAACTACCAGAGCGAACTGCACGAATTTCACAGCACTCTCGGCAACCTGCAGGCCGAGCTCGGGGTCAACCAGGCCAACCAGGCCGCCAGACGGGGTGACATGGCTTCTCTCACCACCCTGCTGGCCAACATCCGTCCCCGCCTGCAGGCCCGTCAGACCCTGAGCCAGTCCCATGCCATCTCCCGGGTGGAGTATCTGGAGCAGGAAAAAGAGCTGCTGGAGACCCAGCGTCAGCTCGCCCAGCAGCGGGCGGAGCTCGAGGTGCTGCAATCCCAGCAGCAAAGCCTGCAGGAGCGGCTGGCCGGCTTCAAGGCACAAAAGCAGCGGGAGTGGATCGAGAAACGCCAGCAGGCCAGGCTGCAGCTGACCGCCATCGAGCAGGAGCTCGCCAAGCTGCGCGAGCGGGAACATCTGGAGGTGATCCGCGCCCCCGTGGCCGGCACGGTGCAGCAGCTGGCCATTCACACTCAGGGCGCCGTGGTGCAGCCAGCCCAGCAGTTGCTGGTGATCGTGCCCAACGAAGGGGTGCAGCTCGCCGAGGTGAAGATCCTCAACAAGGACATCGGCTTCGTGCACGAGGGGCAGGCGGTGAGCATCAAGGTGGATGCCTTCCCCTACACCCGCTACGGCACCATAGATGGCGAGCTGGTGAGCGTGTCGCGCGACGCCACCGCCGATGAGCAGCTGGGGCTGGTCTTTGCCGCCAGGGTCAAGCTGAGCCGGGACGAGATGCTGATCGACCAGCAGCCCGTCAAGCTCACCCCCGGCATGTCGGTGGTGGCGGAGATCAAGACCGACCGGCGCCGGGTCATCGACTATCTGCTGAGCCCCATTCGCGAGTATCAGGCCGAGGCGCTGCGGGAGCGATGA
- a CDS encoding peptidase domain-containing ABC transporter has translation MACLKIITGLLGCPPKDIDITPDEPFDIIVDRLQQQTDSQIRQRHIAPRKLAKQTLPLVLLSDNGNPCVLAQRQGEQALILDPAVGNPQVIDQQALLARWNGRVYQVRRQQSRFDIRWFIPAFLQQKRLLGEILLFSLVLQLLALISPLFFQVVMDKVLVHQAWSTLDVLVFGLLITALVEVCLRGLREYQYAHTANRIDIQLGLRMVQHLFALPLLYFKSRQVGAIVTRVQELNTIREFLTGTMFTLTVDVLFMFVFLAVMASLSGMLTLVILLSIPAYVLIAWWITPRMQQAVEQQFGHAAANTAFLNETVAGAETLKSLALEPRFVRRWDEQTSQMVTAGYRVQQLNNASQHGVMWLQKLVSAGVLWLGASEVISLQLTIGQLIAFNMMAGHVAQPLSRLVELWGQFIQTRIAVDKLGDMLNLPPEHQRDGAGQVSAGAILLERVRFRYQPDAPLIIDDLSLTIAPGETLGVVGGSGSGKSTLARLLLRLYQPEQGEIFIDGQPIRQLPLHHLREQMGVVLQENHLFNKSVRDNIAQSMPHASLDQIIRAATLAGAHDFILRLPLGYDTVLAEGGSSLSGGQRQRIAIARTLLADPRILIFDEATSALDDESQALIQRNMRQIACGRTVITIAHRLSTVRQCDRIIVLQRGKIVEQGDHASLLARGEHYARLWRLQQDLHEETS, from the coding sequence TTGGCATGCTTGAAGATTATTACCGGATTATTGGGCTGTCCCCCTAAAGATATAGATATCACGCCAGACGAACCCTTTGATATTATTGTCGATAGGCTGCAGCAGCAGACCGACAGCCAGATCCGCCAACGTCACATTGCTCCCCGCAAACTCGCCAAACAGACGCTCCCCCTGGTCCTGCTCAGTGACAACGGCAACCCCTGCGTCCTGGCCCAGCGTCAGGGGGAGCAGGCCCTGATCCTGGACCCCGCCGTCGGCAACCCGCAGGTCATCGACCAGCAGGCGCTGCTGGCTCGCTGGAACGGACGAGTCTATCAAGTACGCAGACAGCAGAGCCGCTTTGACATCCGCTGGTTCATCCCGGCCTTCCTGCAGCAAAAACGGCTGCTGGGGGAGATATTGCTTTTTTCGCTGGTCTTGCAGCTCCTGGCTCTCATCTCCCCGCTCTTTTTTCAGGTCGTCATGGACAAGGTGCTGGTGCATCAGGCCTGGTCGACGCTGGATGTGCTGGTGTTCGGGCTGCTGATCACCGCCCTGGTGGAGGTCTGTCTGCGCGGATTGCGGGAGTACCAATACGCCCACACCGCCAACCGGATCGACATCCAGCTCGGCCTGCGCATGGTGCAGCACCTGTTTGCTCTGCCCCTGCTCTATTTCAAGAGCCGCCAGGTGGGGGCCATCGTGACCCGGGTGCAGGAGCTCAATACCATCCGCGAGTTCCTGACCGGCACCATGTTCACCCTGACGGTGGACGTGCTGTTCATGTTCGTCTTCCTGGCGGTCATGGCCAGCCTTTCCGGCATGCTGACCCTGGTGATCCTGCTCTCCATCCCCGCCTATGTACTGATCGCCTGGTGGATCACGCCGCGCATGCAGCAGGCGGTCGAACAGCAGTTTGGCCACGCCGCCGCCAACACCGCCTTCTTGAACGAGACGGTCGCCGGCGCCGAGACCCTCAAGAGCCTGGCGCTGGAACCGCGCTTCGTGCGGCGCTGGGATGAGCAAACCAGCCAGATGGTGACTGCCGGTTACCGAGTTCAACAGCTCAACAATGCCTCCCAGCACGGCGTCATGTGGCTGCAAAAACTGGTGAGCGCCGGCGTGCTCTGGCTCGGCGCGAGCGAGGTGATCAGCCTGCAGCTCACCATCGGCCAGCTCATCGCCTTCAACATGATGGCCGGCCACGTGGCCCAGCCCCTGTCACGGCTGGTCGAGCTGTGGGGCCAGTTCATCCAGACCCGGATCGCGGTGGACAAATTGGGTGACATGCTCAACCTGCCCCCCGAGCACCAGCGTGATGGCGCGGGTCAGGTGAGTGCCGGCGCCATTTTGCTGGAGAGGGTGCGGTTTCGCTATCAGCCGGACGCCCCCCTCATCATCGATGATCTCTCCCTGACCATAGCGCCCGGCGAAACGCTCGGGGTGGTCGGCGGCTCAGGCTCGGGCAAGAGCACCCTGGCCAGACTGCTGCTGCGCCTCTACCAACCCGAGCAGGGCGAGATCTTCATCGACGGCCAGCCCATCCGCCAGCTCCCCCTCCACCACCTGCGCGAGCAGATGGGGGTGGTGCTGCAGGAGAACCACCTGTTCAACAAATCGGTACGGGACAACATCGCCCAGTCGATGCCCCATGCCAGCCTGGACCAGATCATCCGGGCTGCCACCCTGGCCGGCGCCCACGACTTCATTCTGCGGCTGCCCCTTGGTTACGACACCGTGCTGGCGGAGGGGGGCAGCTCGCTCTCCGGCGGCCAGCGCCAGCGCATCGCCATCGCCCGCACCCTGCTGGCCGATCCCAGGATCCTCATCTTCGACGAGGCCACCAGTGCCCTCGACGATGAGTCCCAGGCGCTGATCCAGCGCAACATGCGCCAGATCGCCTGTGGCCGTACCGTCATCACCATCGCCCACCGTCTCTCCACCGTGCGCCAGTGCGACCGCATCATAGTCCTGCAGCGCGGCAAGATCGTCGAGCAGGGCGACCACGCCAGCCTGCTGGCGCGAGGAGAGCATTACGCCCGGCTGTGGCGACTGCAGCAGGACTTGCACGAGGAGACATCATGA
- the rtxH gene encoding protein RtxH, with amino-acid sequence MLIYLWWDFCFLFYLIFIDNGIYMTEQFVQTVSSVNYNKGIFSLYFVGQDPLKMAQGVMAESDNELALKQTVHMPAAGFMYMVSMIKNMLEDPRMAAEFDKLIAAGLIPATPADAQETAPAATAQAAPRKKK; translated from the coding sequence ATGTTGATTTATCTTTGGTGGGATTTTTGTTTTTTGTTTTACCTTATATTTATTGATAATGGAATTTATATGACAGAGCAGTTTGTACAGACAGTATCCAGCGTCAACTACAACAAGGGGATTTTCTCCCTCTATTTCGTCGGCCAGGATCCGCTCAAGATGGCGCAGGGCGTCATGGCTGAAAGCGACAATGAGCTGGCGCTGAAACAGACGGTGCACATGCCGGCAGCTGGCTTTATGTATATGGTTTCAATGATAAAAAACATGCTTGAAGATCCGCGCATGGCGGCCGAGTTCGACAAGCTGATTGCCGCTGGTCTGATCCCGGCCACCCCCGCCGACGCACAGGAAACCGCTCCTGCCGCCACTGCACAGGCTGCGCCGCGCAAGAAGAAATAA
- the rtxC gene encoding RTX toxin-activating lysine-acyltransferase RtxC, whose product MHLVLQPTEPNWQQKQHMLGGVMLLSQHSSLHRRYSVAEWQQRILPAFELNQFCYYEDSCGRPVAFCNWAFVSLSIRDTLLAAERELIREDWQSGDHIFIPEMIAPYGHARAVVSDLRRRIFLPWKGQRVCTVRGHVHAELGHCVRRVQWFSI is encoded by the coding sequence ATGCACTTGGTATTGCAACCAACGGAACCTAACTGGCAACAAAAACAACATATGTTGGGAGGTGTCATGCTGCTCAGTCAGCACTCCTCCCTGCACCGGCGTTATTCCGTCGCCGAGTGGCAGCAACGTATATTGCCAGCATTTGAATTGAACCAGTTCTGCTATTACGAAGACTCATGCGGACGCCCGGTTGCATTTTGCAACTGGGCGTTTGTCTCTTTATCCATTCGTGACACCTTGCTGGCCGCCGAGCGGGAGCTGATCCGTGAGGATTGGCAATCCGGCGACCACATTTTTATTCCGGAGATGATAGCGCCATACGGACACGCCCGCGCCGTGGTGAGCGATCTGCGTCGCCGGATATTCTTGCCATGGAAAGGGCAGCGGGTCTGCACAGTGCGCGGTCATGTTCATGCCGAACTTGGCCATTGTGTGCGCAGGGTGCAGTGGTTTTCCATTTAA